The DNA window AACGTCTTGTCGCTACCGACGCGCCCTTGACCGTCATCGGTCGCGTGACGCCAGCCCGCCGCGGCCTCGCCGTGATCGACGCGAAAGGCCGCCGCCCGCTCCCCCGTATCGGATACGAACATTTCCGGAACGGTGGCTAGGAACTTCAGGTCCTCAACGAGAGGCGTTAAAAATTCGTTGAGGACCTGCGGCCCGCTCAAAACGTTCCATCTGCAAGGCGCCGCGAGAACCGGAGCGCAGCGTACTGGGTCGTACGAGAGCACCGGAAGCACAGCGGCAACGCCGCAGATGGACGTTTTCAGCGGGCCGTACCGCAGGAGGCGCAGTGGGTCCAGGACGGCGCCACCACCGCCCCGCACGCCCTGCACATGCCTGCGGCCCGCGCCCCGCAGAACGGGCAGTGAGGCGTGGGTCCCGGTCTGATCTGGCCGCACGCCTCGCAGAGGGGCGGCGCGCCGTCGTCCGGCTCCAACACTCGCCCCAACTCTTCCAACGACGTGAGGCCTTCGCGGGCCTTGGTCAACCCGGCGGCGAGCAGCGAGACCATCCCCGACCGCAACGCGGCCATACGGAGACTCTGCTCGTGAGCGCCGGCGGCGATGTGTTCGCGTAACTCGCGGGAAGGCAACAAGGACTCGAATAGGCTGATGCGCGCCCGGTACCCGGTCCCTGCGCACGCGGGGCAGCCGGCCGGCAGCCACCACGTCGGGTCGTCGGCCGCGGATGCAGGCAGACCCAAGTGCAGCGCGTGCGCGAGCGCGGGGCGTTCTTGCGTGCGACAGGCGGAGCAGAGGGCCCGCACCAAACGTTGCGCCAAGATTCCCGCGGTGTGAGCGGCCACCAGGAAACGCGGCACGCCGAGATCGGTCAGGCGAGCGACGGTGGCCGGCGCGTCGTTGGTGTGCAGCGTGGAAAGAACGAGATGCCCGGTCATGGCGGCGCGGTACGCGATCTCCGCGGTCTCTCCGTCCCGAATCTCTCCGATCAAGACGACATCGGGGTCCTGGCGTAGAATCGCGCGCAGCGCCCGCGCAAACGTCAGCCCGCTGTCACCGTGCACTTGCACCTGGTTGACGCCCGGGACCGAGTACTCGATCGGGTCTTCGACCGTCACGATATTCGTGGTGCCGTCCCGGATCGCGTTGAGCATGGCGTACAGCGTCGTGGTCTTCCCGCTGCCGGTCGGCCCCGTCACCAGGATGATGCCCTTGCGGCGTGCGAGGATGGCGTGAATGGCGTCCGCCTCGCGGGCCGTCAGCCCCAACGCGCCGAGACTCAAGAGTTGCCGGGAGTGATCGAGGATGCGGATCACCACGGTTTCGCCGTGTTGGCTGGGCAAGGAGGAGATCCGCAGATCCACGGCGTGTCCCGCGTGGCGACCGCGAACCGCGCCGTCTTGGGGGAGGCGGCGTTCCGCGATGTCGAGCGAGGCGAGAATCTTCACGCGCGACACCACTGCGGGGTGCAGCCCCTTGGGCAACCTGAACGCGGACGTGAGCAGGCCGTGGACCCGATACCGCACGAGCGTGGCTTCGCCCGTCGGCTCCAGGTGGATGTCGCTGGCCTGGCATACGACGCCGTACCCGATCAGCCCGTCCACCAGCCGTACCAGCGGCGGCGGGGCGGTGCCGTCCCCGGCTCGTCCGCGGGACGCCTCCGCGGCGAGACTCGGGATGGTCTGCTCGTACTCGACGCGTTGGAGGTCGGTTTGACGCGCGAGCGCGGCGGAGAGCGCGGCGGGCTCCAGCAGCTTGAGGGCGATGAGTTGTTCACCCAACAGACCGCCGTGTTGGCGCTGTTCCTCCAACCCACGACCGAGCGCCTGCGGGGTCAGGCGGGCTTGCGCGCACAAGAGTTCACCGAGGCGTTGCGCCATGGGCTACCTCCGGATGGAAGCGCGGCTTTCGGCCGGGCATCCTACGCCTGTACCGTGGCGGAATCAAGAGGGCAACGACGCGGCTTCCGGGCGCGAACCCGGGGCACGGACGGCGCCGAGGCGGGGTTTGCTCGCGGCAATGCATTTTGCGATAATACGCCGGCTTTGACGAGATGGTCGCGTGAGCACTGATACGTCCTCGGGCCGCCTCCCGCCCACCGTGCGGCCCGTGACCTACGATCTGGCCGTGGACATTCGGCCCGACGAGGGTCGGTTCTCCGGACGCGTGTCGATCGCGGTCCGCGTGGACGCCTCCACCCGCGAACTCGTGCTTCACGCGCAGGACCTGATTATCCACAGCGCCTCGCTTCGGATCGAACACCGCAGTCTCCCGCTCGTCCCGGCGCTCGATCGATCGACGAACACGCTGATCTTAACCGCGCCGGAGCTCCTCGCCTTGGGTCCCGCGGTGTTGGACATCGCGTTTTCCGGAGCGCTCAACCAACAGATGAAGGGCTTGTACCTGGCCAAGGCCGTGGTGAACGGGGTGGAGGAGCGTTACGCGTTCACCCAGTTCGAACCCACCGACGCGAGACGGTGTTTCCCGTGTTTCGACGAACCGGCGTTCAAAGCCGCGTTTCGAGTCGAAGTCACGGCGCCCAGCCACCTGACTATTTTGTCCAACATGCCCGCGGTGTCGGAGACCAACCACGGCGCCACCAACACCGTGCGATTCGCGGAAACCCCGGTGATGTCCACCTACCTGCTGGCGATCGCCGTGGGCCGGTTGTCCCCCAAACGCCGAATGGTCGCCGGGACCGAGGTGGCGGTGTGGGCGCTCCCCCACGAGTTGGCGCTGGCGGATTTTGCGCTCGACGTGACCGCAGCCACGCTCCCCTTGCTCAACGAGTACTTCGCGCTGCCGTATCCCTACCCGAAGTTGGATCTGATCGCGGTGCCGGACTTCGCGATGGGTGCGATGGAGAATTGGGGCGCGATCTTCTTTCGCGATTCACGGCTGCTGGTGGACCCCCGACGCGCGTCCACCGCCACCCAACGAGTCGTGGCCAACGTGATCGTCCACGAGATCGTGCATCAGTGGTTCGGCAATTTGGTCACCATGGCGTGGTGGGACGATCTGTGGCTCAACGAGGCCTTCGCCACCTGGCTGGCGTGCAAAATCGTGGATCAGTGGCGACCGGGGTGGCGCTCGTGGGAGGAGTTCGAGCTCGAAAAGCAGGTGCCGCTCGCGCTGGACAGTCTGGACAGTTCGCGCCCGATCGTGGCGGCGGTGGCCTCATCGGCCGAGATCGAAGCCATGTTCGACCCGCTGACGTATGAGAAGGGCGCGGCGGTGCTGCAGATGTTTGAACAGTTCTTGGGTGAGGACGCGTTTCGGACGGGGATCCGCGCGTACAT is part of the Nitrospirota bacterium genome and encodes:
- a CDS encoding ATPase, T2SS/T4P/T4SS family, with protein sequence MAQRLGELLCAQARLTPQALGRGLEEQRQHGGLLGEQLIALKLLEPAALSAALARQTDLQRVEYEQTIPSLAAEASRGRAGDGTAPPPLVRLVDGLIGYGVVCQASDIHLEPTGEATLVRYRVHGLLTSAFRLPKGLHPAVVSRVKILASLDIAERRLPQDGAVRGRHAGHAVDLRISSLPSQHGETVVIRILDHSRQLLSLGALGLTAREADAIHAILARRKGIILVTGPTGSGKTTTLYAMLNAIRDGTTNIVTVEDPIEYSVPGVNQVQVHGDSGLTFARALRAILRQDPDVVLIGEIRDGETAEIAYRAAMTGHLVLSTLHTNDAPATVARLTDLGVPRFLVAAHTAGILAQRLVRALCSACRTQERPALAHALHLGLPASAADDPTWWLPAGCPACAGTGYRARISLFESLLPSRELREHIAAGAHEQSLRMAALRSGMVSLLAAGLTKAREGLTSLEELGRVLEPDDGAPPLCEACGQIRPGPTPHCPFCGARAAGMCRACGAVVAPSWTHCASCGTAR